In Bacillus thuringiensis, a genomic segment contains:
- the ltrA gene encoding group II intron reverse transcriptase/maturase — MTKTPITLQELRQRIYRKAKSEPTHRFWGIFTHITKITTLHEAYQQARKNNGAPGIDGKSFADIELEGVIPFLTGIQEELQAGIYQPQANRKVEIPKTNGKMRTLQIPCIRDRVVQGALKLILEAIFEADFCPNSYGFRPKRSPHQALAEVRRSILRRMTIIIDVDLSRYFDTIRHNILLEKIAKRVQDPQVMHLVKQVIKATGKIGVPQGGPFSPLAANIYLNEVDWTFDTIRRKTADGNYEAVNYHRFADDIVIAVSGHSSKSGWAELALRRLWEQLKPLGVELNLEKTQMVNVLKGESFGFLGFDLRRIPNRNKNGFFVFMIPKKKARTTVKAKIRELIQNAGAKPAQDLIKQINAVLTGWVNYFRVGNSSQAFSEVRDYTEMKIRTLLTRRKRRRKRSIGWQRWSNEYLYGVLGLYWDWKVLPLKSAESFR; from the coding sequence ATGACAAAAACACCCATCACTTTGCAGGAACTAAGGCAACGAATCTATCGAAAGGCGAAGTCTGAACCTACGCACCGGTTTTGGGGGATATTTACCCACATTACCAAAATTACAACCCTTCACGAAGCATATCAACAGGCGAGGAAAAACAATGGTGCCCCAGGCATTGATGGAAAAAGTTTTGCTGATATAGAACTAGAAGGAGTTATCCCATTCTTAACGGGTATTCAAGAAGAATTACAAGCTGGAATATACCAACCACAAGCCAATCGAAAAGTAGAAATCCCAAAGACAAACGGCAAAATGCGAACTCTGCAAATTCCGTGTATACGAGATCGTGTAGTACAAGGAGCGCTAAAACTCATATTAGAAGCAATTTTTGAAGCTGATTTCTGTCCAAACTCGTATGGGTTTCGGCCGAAACGCTCTCCACATCAGGCATTGGCAGAAGTACGACGCAGTATATTGCGCCGTATGACCATAATAATTGATGTTGATTTGTCACGCTACTTTGATACAATCCGACACAACATATTATTGGAGAAAATCGCGAAACGTGTCCAAGACCCACAGGTTATGCATCTTGTAAAACAGGTAATTAAGGCAACAGGAAAGATCGGTGTCCCGCAAGGGGGACCATTTTCTCCACTAGCCGCGAACATTTACCTCAATGAAGTGGATTGGACATTTGATACCATTCGACGTAAAACAGCTGATGGCAATTACGAAGCTGTAAACTATCACCGTTTTGCCGACGATATAGTTATCGCTGTAAGCGGACACTCCAGTAAAAGTGGATGGGCTGAACTGGCATTACGACGACTGTGGGAACAGTTAAAGCCTTTGGGAGTTGAACTGAATCTGGAGAAGACTCAGATGGTCAATGTCCTAAAAGGAGAATCCTTCGGATTTTTAGGATTTGACCTGAGACGAATACCGAACCGAAATAAGAATGGATTCTTCGTTTTCATGATCCCGAAGAAGAAAGCTCGCACGACAGTGAAAGCAAAAATTCGCGAACTCATTCAAAACGCAGGAGCGAAGCCAGCACAAGACTTAATAAAACAAATCAATGCCGTACTGACTGGATGGGTGAACTACTTCCGGGTTGGGAACTCTAGTCAAGCTTTCAGTGAAGTACGTGATTATACGGAGATGAAAATTCGCACACTGTTAACGAGAAGGAAACGACGACGAAAGCGTAGCATCGGATGGCAGAGATGGAGTAACGAATATCTCTATGGTGTACTGGGGCTTTACTGGGACTGGAAAGTCCTTCCCCTGAAAAGTGCAGAGAGTTTCCGATGA
- a CDS encoding IS110-like element ISBth166 family transposase: MRLFVGLDVSSFDIKACILNGEGKKLDFFSVNNDLPGATALKERVLQCIANQEIETFKIGLESTSVYSFHPSMFLHYDEDLQRFGAKVFLMNPKQIANFKKSYSDMDKTDEIDAFVIADYLRFGRNQMSIVKESQYVALQQLTRSRYQLVRMLTKEKQHFLQHLSYKCNTFSQEVDSSIFGNAMMELFLEKFSLEELADMPLEELAEFLQTKGKNRFGDPKCVASTIQRAVRSSYRLDKVVEDSIDVLLGTSIAVIRTYQQQIKEIEKSIKRIMAGLTQTLESIPGIGPVFAAGIIAEIGQIERFDDETKVAKYAGLYWRTHQSGRFTAENTSLSRNGNHYLRYYLVEAANSVRRHVSDYQEYYVKKYNEVPKHQHKRALVLTARKLVRLVDALLRSHQLFTPERCVKV; encoded by the coding sequence ATGAGATTATTTGTTGGTTTAGATGTAAGTTCGTTTGATATAAAAGCTTGTATTTTAAATGGTGAAGGTAAAAAGCTAGATTTCTTTTCGGTCAACAACGACTTGCCAGGTGCCACAGCGCTCAAAGAGCGAGTGTTACAGTGTATAGCTAACCAAGAAATTGAAACTTTTAAAATCGGCCTAGAATCCACATCTGTTTATAGTTTTCATCCATCTATGTTTCTTCATTATGATGAAGACTTACAACGCTTTGGAGCAAAGGTATTTCTAATGAATCCAAAACAAATTGCAAATTTTAAGAAAAGCTATTCTGACATGGATAAAACAGATGAGATTGATGCCTTTGTCATCGCTGACTATTTACGGTTTGGACGAAATCAAATGTCTATCGTAAAAGAAAGTCAGTATGTGGCACTCCAGCAATTAACAAGATCTCGTTATCAGCTCGTTAGAATGTTGACAAAGGAAAAACAACATTTTCTCCAACACTTAAGTTATAAATGTAATACGTTCTCACAAGAAGTGGATTCTTCTATCTTTGGCAACGCCATGATGGAACTATTTCTTGAGAAATTCAGTCTAGAAGAGCTAGCCGACATGCCTTTAGAGGAACTCGCTGAGTTCCTACAAACGAAAGGGAAAAATCGATTCGGTGACCCGAAATGTGTCGCATCAACCATTCAAAGGGCTGTTCGCTCTTCCTATCGTTTGGATAAGGTCGTAGAAGACTCAATCGATGTTCTTCTAGGAACATCAATTGCGGTTATTCGTACCTATCAACAGCAAATCAAAGAAATAGAAAAATCCATTAAGCGAATCATGGCTGGATTAACCCAAACACTCGAATCTATTCCTGGAATTGGTCCTGTATTCGCCGCCGGTATTATCGCTGAGATTGGTCAAATCGAAAGATTTGATGATGAAACCAAAGTAGCAAAATATGCCGGACTATATTGGCGCACGCACCAATCTGGTCGATTCACAGCAGAAAACACTTCATTATCCCGTAATGGAAATCATTACTTGCGGTATTACTTAGTTGAAGCCGCCAACTCTGTAAGAAGGCATGTATCTGATTATCAAGAATATTACGTAAAAAAATATAATGAAGTACCAAAACATCAACACAAACGTGCACTCGTTCTAACCGCAAGAAAACTTGTGCGATTGGTGGATGCGCTACTACGTAGTCACCAACTCTTTACGCCAGAAAGGTGCGTGAAAGTGTGA
- a CDS encoding tyrosine-type recombinase/integrase: MKYETSVSMFLSSLKSRGRKESTLQRYQYDLSIFVSWIKKRHPSPSQEVFQSFDTNTLFSFLNALKRDRGASISNIKRIKGVVINFLQFHGNTSDLKSDVAPPPLTSKNFASDREIRKLMRTIKSLDGLSEYQASGRIHILNRNILLVRFMLKYGLSIQDIISLSMNDLKLSEGIITPGQTSAFKRTVKLSKKDRELVLDYLNDIPETIRPKQHSNDPLFVAFDFGPQTFRWNYEKDAPGALTKIGVQRMLQKEIKRASIHVTPTTLRNRWILNALQKGMTPVEIKLHLGLKSIEALHRYVVFWSDMEKST, from the coding sequence ATGAAATACGAAACAAGTGTCAGCATGTTTTTGTCTTCACTTAAGAGTCGCGGGCGCAAAGAATCTACTCTCCAAAGATACCAATACGATCTATCTATTTTTGTCTCCTGGATCAAAAAAAGACACCCATCCCCTTCTCAAGAAGTCTTTCAATCTTTCGATACAAATACATTGTTTAGTTTCTTAAATGCTCTTAAAAGAGATCGTGGAGCGTCTATATCTAACATAAAAAGGATTAAAGGAGTTGTAATTAACTTTTTACAGTTTCATGGTAATACAAGCGATTTAAAAAGTGATGTTGCCCCTCCACCCCTTACATCAAAAAATTTCGCTTCAGATAGGGAAATACGTAAACTTATGCGCACTATAAAAAGTTTAGATGGATTATCAGAATACCAGGCATCCGGAAGAATACATATCTTGAACCGAAATATCCTGTTAGTCCGTTTCATGCTAAAGTATGGTTTATCTATTCAGGACATTATTTCGCTATCCATGAACGATTTAAAACTTAGTGAAGGTATTATTACCCCAGGACAAACAAGTGCGTTTAAACGCACCGTAAAGCTATCTAAAAAAGATAGAGAATTAGTCCTAGACTATTTAAATGACATTCCTGAAACGATACGGCCAAAACAACATAGTAACGATCCATTATTTGTAGCTTTTGATTTCGGACCACAAACATTTCGTTGGAATTATGAGAAAGATGCTCCTGGAGCATTAACGAAAATTGGTGTACAAAGGATGCTTCAAAAAGAAATTAAACGTGCAAGTATCCACGTTACTCCTACAACGTTACGGAATCGTTGGATACTAAATGCCTTACAAAAAGGAATGACGCCGGTAGAGATCAAGTTACATCTTGGTTTAAAAAGCATTGAAGCCCTACATCGTTATGTAGTGTTTTGGAGCGATATGGAGAAATCTACTTAA
- a CDS encoding ParM/StbA family protein encodes MSMMFNLKADIGNSKVKFKIEDKIEKVPSVYKRLFKPLDPSETNIEKCVVNLLDELQVHITSNTIKRSGQFLVGKRAMNFAKDTTTMDIEEGGKHEDDLPIIHLVSIVAAKAIQKEFGETNTLPATLDVKVKLTTAIPASEWKPEHARVLEKRLVEKPHIAIVDVAEEKVTVTVSFEQVTVTREGIPPLYRMIRAIADGENKMFRKYVEFCKQELKYTEEEIQKMLKLEVFSAKKILHVDIGDGTTEYIYTEGLNPKPDSCTGERRGIGHALLEAIKLLQNNRPGVGEITRQQFAEILLHEEHKFHQEAKEFFYETRYVQAENILRDIRNKYRNNTASEAEVIAIYGGGSIALEEDLEKELVSFCKRNKLELLWIPAEYAVDMNIEGLDVLEKEVLV; translated from the coding sequence ATGAGTATGATGTTTAACTTAAAAGCGGATATTGGAAATAGTAAAGTTAAGTTCAAAATTGAAGATAAGATTGAAAAAGTACCTAGTGTATACAAACGTTTGTTTAAACCTCTTGATCCAAGTGAAACAAATATTGAAAAATGTGTTGTGAATTTACTAGATGAATTACAGGTACATATTACAAGCAATACAATAAAGCGTAGTGGTCAATTTTTAGTTGGCAAACGTGCGATGAATTTTGCTAAGGATACAACAACAATGGATATTGAAGAAGGTGGAAAACATGAAGATGATCTACCGATTATTCATTTAGTTAGTATTGTAGCTGCAAAGGCAATCCAAAAGGAATTTGGAGAAACTAACACCTTACCAGCAACACTTGATGTAAAAGTAAAGCTAACTACAGCTATACCAGCAAGTGAATGGAAACCAGAACACGCTAGAGTATTAGAAAAACGATTAGTAGAAAAGCCACACATTGCAATTGTAGATGTTGCTGAAGAGAAGGTGACTGTAACAGTTAGTTTTGAACAAGTAACTGTTACTCGTGAGGGGATTCCTCCATTGTATCGAATGATTCGCGCGATTGCTGATGGTGAGAATAAGATGTTTAGAAAATACGTGGAATTTTGTAAACAAGAACTAAAATATACCGAAGAAGAAATCCAAAAAATGTTAAAACTCGAAGTGTTTTCAGCAAAGAAAATCCTGCATGTTGATATTGGTGATGGTACAACAGAGTACATTTATACAGAAGGATTAAATCCTAAACCTGATTCATGCACAGGTGAACGTCGAGGTATCGGACATGCTTTGTTAGAAGCGATAAAACTTTTACAGAATAACAGACCAGGGGTTGGAGAAATTACCCGTCAACAATTTGCTGAGATTTTATTACATGAGGAACACAAATTCCATCAAGAAGCTAAAGAGTTTTTCTATGAGACTCGTTATGTTCAAGCTGAGAATATTTTGCGCGATATTCGTAATAAATATAGAAATAATACAGCCAGTGAAGCCGAAGTCATTGCAATTTATGGAGGAGGATCAATTGCACTAGAAGAAGATTTGGAAAAAGAGTTAGTATCGTTCTGTAAAAGAAATAAATTAGAATTACTATGGATTCCGGCTGAATATGCTGTTGACATGAATATTGAAGGCTTAGATGTACTAGAAAAAGAAGTGTTAGTTTAG